One Methanolobus sp. WCC4 DNA segment encodes these proteins:
- a CDS encoding DUF5402 family protein produces MTITETLAKNRGDLENKLRNLLAKPVFLIELDAFALPCGCNGVTINTRGVQYDDIEIFEEHVTKHLKETSENLEVEPSFLFARLVPGTAEVASLNSRSLCNRCYMDFARGSGKQPRPDIYILNFERRE; encoded by the coding sequence ATGACGATAACAGAAACATTAGCAAAGAACCGCGGTGACCTTGAGAACAAACTAAGGAACCTGCTCGCAAAACCGGTCTTCCTCATCGAGCTTGATGCTTTTGCACTTCCATGCGGATGTAATGGAGTTACCATAAACACCAGAGGGGTACAGTATGATGATATCGAGATATTCGAGGAACATGTCACCAAACATCTGAAAGAGACATCTGAGAACCTTGAAGTAGAACCATCATTCCTCTTTGCAAGGCTTGTGCCAGGCACGGCAGAAGTGGCTTCCCTGAACAGCAGATCACTTTGTAACAGATGTTATATGGATTTTGCCAGAGGTAGCGGCAAGCAGCCAAGGCCGGACATATATATACTTAACTTTGAACGCAGAGAATAG
- a CDS encoding cofactor-independent phosphoglycerate mutase, translated as MKYVVLIGDGMADEPLEEIGGMTVLQKANTSNMDYIASHGRAGLGQTVPEGLAPGSDVANMSIVGYDPKKYYSGRAPLEAASMGVELEKDDVAFRCNLITIKDDLITDYSSGHITNEEAEEIIKTIDAKLGDERFSFYPGISYRHLLVAKNKLGANTECVPPHDVIDENRYDHMPKGEDSEAISELIERSMEILADHPVNNRRIDEGKNPGNSIWLWGQGFAPAFTPFEELYGLRGAIISAVDLVKGIGLYAGLDVIEVPGATGYLDTNYLGKAEYAIDALKDHDFVFVHVEAPDEAGHMGDMEAKIQAIEDFDEKVVGTVLKAAREMDEDVTIMVLPDHPTPIALRTHTSVPIPVAIYCTSEENVDNADAFDEESVKKGSLGTVYAADLVRMMIDRTWTK; from the coding sequence ATGAAGTATGTGGTACTTATCGGAGATGGAATGGCAGATGAGCCTCTTGAGGAAATAGGAGGCATGACAGTTCTCCAGAAAGCCAACACCAGCAACATGGATTACATTGCATCCCACGGAAGGGCAGGACTTGGACAGACGGTCCCTGAAGGCTTGGCTCCGGGAAGCGATGTGGCCAACATGTCCATTGTGGGTTATGACCCGAAGAAGTACTACTCAGGAAGAGCACCCCTTGAAGCTGCAAGCATGGGTGTAGAACTTGAAAAGGATGACGTTGCATTCCGATGCAACCTGATAACCATCAAAGACGATCTCATAACCGATTACAGTTCCGGCCATATAACCAATGAGGAAGCAGAGGAGATCATAAAGACCATAGATGCGAAACTTGGCGATGAGAGGTTCAGTTTCTACCCCGGGATCAGTTACAGACACCTTCTGGTAGCAAAGAACAAACTTGGAGCAAACACAGAATGTGTCCCGCCACATGATGTGATCGATGAGAACAGGTATGACCATATGCCAAAAGGAGAGGACAGTGAAGCCATCTCAGAACTCATCGAAAGGTCCATGGAGATCCTTGCTGACCATCCTGTGAACAACAGGAGAATAGATGAAGGAAAGAACCCCGGTAATTCCATCTGGCTCTGGGGACAGGGATTTGCACCTGCGTTCACACCATTTGAGGAACTCTACGGACTCCGTGGGGCCATCATATCAGCAGTGGACCTTGTGAAGGGAATAGGCCTCTATGCAGGACTGGATGTCATTGAGGTTCCGGGAGCTACAGGCTATCTCGATACCAACTACCTCGGAAAGGCGGAATATGCCATAGACGCACTCAAGGACCATGACTTCGTTTTCGTTCACGTGGAAGCACCTGACGAGGCAGGACACATGGGCGACATGGAAGCAAAGATCCAGGCCATCGAGGATTTCGATGAGAAGGTCGTAGGTACTGTCCTTAAGGCAGCCAGAGAGATGGACGAGGATGTCACCATCATGGTGCTCCCCGATCACCCGACACCTATAGCCTTGAGAACACACACATCCGTGCCCATACCTGTTGCCATATACTGCACTTCTGAAGAGAATGTTGACAATGCAGATGCCTTTGATGAAGAGTCTGTGAAGAAGGGATCCCTTGGAACTGTCTACGCAGCAGACCTTGTCAGAATGATGATCGATCGAACATGGACCAAATAG
- a CDS encoding Hsp20/alpha crystallin family protein, with protein sequence MKFGLTPWRPSTASRWEPFDEMRRMQERLYNMFGEESAPTELMNMDTLSPLVDIEEKDDEIIVTTDLPGVSKDDVNIDIKNNRVWINANTHKELKEEKEGYLMRERTYNRFARAFNLPSAVNEEQASAKLEDGVLTIKIPKAEIEEKHRIMIE encoded by the coding sequence ATGAAATTTGGATTAACACCGTGGAGACCATCAACAGCCTCAAGATGGGAACCCTTTGATGAAATGAGGCGCATGCAGGAACGTCTTTACAACATGTTCGGTGAAGAGAGTGCACCAACCGAACTAATGAACATGGATACACTTTCTCCCCTTGTGGACATCGAGGAGAAGGATGATGAGATCATTGTCACCACCGATCTGCCGGGAGTCAGTAAGGATGATGTCAATATAGACATAAAGAACAACAGGGTATGGATCAATGCCAACACGCATAAGGAATTAAAAGAGGAAAAGGAAGGATACCTCATGCGTGAGCGTACCTACAACAGATTTGCACGTGCATTCAACCTGCCATCAGCAGTAAATGAGGAACAGGCAAGTGCCAAACTGGAAGATGGTGTGCTGACCATAAAGATCCCAAAAGCAGAGATCGAAGAAAAGCACAGGATAATGATCGAGTAG
- the purM gene encoding phosphoribosylformylglycinamidine cyclo-ligase, which translates to MKDKHLTYAESGVDIEKEEETIKALTKSMDYKREGLGAPLTGIGHYAGLIDFGEYALALATDGVGSKVLIANEMKRWNTMGIDCIAMNVNDLLAIGAEPISFVDYLALEKHDEEFASQIGEGLRKGAEISRMTIVGGETATLPDIIKGFDLAGTCLGMVKKENIITGEDVQLGDAIVGIPAAGVHSNGYTLVRNIVEQSSYSYHDEFPYDTSTTIGDELLIPTRIYMEVLDVIKECDVHGLAHITGSGLLKLKRVTSLGFDFYDPIEPNAIFRFLQEEGNVDDLEMFRTFNMGMGFVIILPEDQAEKAASMTGGKIVGRIVEKGIKVKDLVIVE; encoded by the coding sequence ATGAAAGACAAACACCTTACGTATGCAGAATCCGGTGTTGACATCGAGAAGGAAGAAGAGACCATAAAGGCTCTCACAAAGAGTATGGACTACAAACGTGAGGGACTTGGTGCCCCGTTGACGGGCATCGGTCACTATGCAGGGCTGATCGATTTCGGAGAATATGCCCTTGCTCTTGCAACGGATGGTGTGGGTTCCAAGGTTCTGATAGCCAACGAGATGAAACGCTGGAACACAATGGGTATAGACTGTATAGCAATGAATGTCAATGACCTGCTTGCTATCGGTGCTGAACCAATATCATTCGTGGACTATCTTGCCCTTGAGAAGCACGATGAGGAATTCGCATCACAGATAGGCGAGGGTCTGAGGAAAGGTGCTGAGATCTCACGCATGACCATAGTCGGTGGAGAGACAGCAACGCTTCCTGATATAATAAAGGGCTTCGACCTTGCAGGCACCTGTCTTGGTATGGTCAAAAAAGAGAACATAATCACAGGTGAGGATGTACAGCTCGGGGATGCCATTGTTGGTATTCCGGCTGCTGGTGTTCACAGTAACGGATACACCCTTGTAAGGAATATAGTGGAGCAGTCTTCATACTCATATCATGATGAGTTCCCTTACGACACATCAACCACAATTGGCGATGAGCTTCTCATCCCTACAAGGATCTACATGGAGGTCCTTGATGTGATCAAGGAATGTGATGTCCATGGACTTGCACATATAACAGGCAGTGGTCTCCTTAAACTGAAGAGGGTTACATCACTTGGTTTCGACTTCTATGACCCGATAGAGCCGAATGCTATTTTCAGATTCCTTCAGGAAGAGGGTAATGTGGATGACCTTGAGATGTTCAGGACATTCAACATGGGAATGGGATTTGTCATCATCCTTCCAGAGGACCAGGCTGAAAAGGCCGCCAGTATGACCGGTGGCAAGATAGTTGGTCGCATCGTGGAAAAAGGAATAAAGGTCAAAGACCTTGTGATCGTGGAATAA
- the mtrE gene encoding tetrahydromethanopterin S-methyltransferase subunit E — translation MEPLTGMGVLALMGAAATIAGASEDLESDVGSQSNPNSQVQLAPQMMYPHRIHSKAVSGEPPSNALMCAIGGTTASVLISTGASAVLALAIGAIIAAAIHGTYSITAYMGRSASQKRFKQPVYLDVIRSHTPVIVGYSFITTFCILVVAYLMVTVLAHPFPLPLLAFIWGITVGAIGSSTGDVHYGAERQFQNVEYGSGLNAANSGNIVRKAESGLRNGIDNSWFCAKFGGPVTGLAFGMTVFLSGWITTVFDATKGDAIGWVSVLAGVIIVLILILWNRNMEVAARNAFGPYKEDEAEAEVAA, via the coding sequence ATGGAACCGCTCACAGGTATGGGCGTACTCGCACTTATGGGAGCAGCCGCAACTATTGCAGGCGCCTCTGAAGACCTTGAATCAGATGTTGGGTCACAGAGTAACCCGAACTCTCAGGTGCAGTTAGCGCCCCAGATGATGTATCCACACAGGATACACAGTAAAGCTGTTTCTGGTGAACCACCTTCAAACGCACTCATGTGTGCTATTGGTGGAACTACCGCATCCGTACTGATCAGCACTGGTGCATCCGCTGTCCTTGCACTTGCTATTGGAGCAATTATTGCAGCAGCGATACACGGCACTTATTCAATTACTGCATATATGGGCAGATCAGCAAGTCAGAAACGTTTCAAACAACCAGTTTATCTTGATGTAATTAGAAGTCACACACCCGTTATTGTAGGATATTCATTTATCACAACATTCTGTATCCTTGTGGTAGCATATCTTATGGTAACCGTACTGGCACATCCTTTCCCACTGCCACTTCTGGCATTCATATGGGGAATCACTGTCGGTGCTATCGGTTCTTCAACCGGTGACGTACACTACGGTGCAGAAAGACAATTCCAGAACGTCGAATATGGATCAGGCCTCAATGCTGCAAACTCCGGTAACATCGTGAGAAAAGCAGAGTCCGGTCTTAGAAATGGTATCGACAATTCCTGGTTCTGCGCAAAATTCGGTGGACCTGTAACAGGTCTCGCTTTTGGAATGACCGTTTTCCTTAGTGGCTGGATCACAACAGTGTTCGACGCTACAAAAGGAGATGCGATCGGCTGGGTTTCAGTCCTCGCAGGTGTAATTATTGTACTTATTCTTATACTGTGGAACAGGAACATGGAAGTCGCTGCCCGTAATGCATTTGGACCATACAAGGAAGATGAGGCAGAAGCAGAGGTGGCTGCATGA
- a CDS encoding tetrahydromethanopterin S-methyltransferase subunit F, whose translation MAEEEYGKGVPMVITPQMGPIEAVVEDIRYRAQLIARNQKLDSGVSATGISGFIAGLVFAIVMVVIIPMFVWKVM comes from the coding sequence ATGGCAGAAGAAGAATATGGAAAAGGCGTACCAATGGTTATAACCCCACAGATGGGACCCATTGAAGCTGTAGTTGAGGACATCCGTTACAGGGCCCAGCTCATTGCAAGGAACCAGAAACTTGACTCCGGTGTATCTGCAACAGGCATATCCGGATTCATTGCAGGACTTGTATTTGCAATTGTAATGGTAGTGATCATCCCTATGTTCGTCTGGAAGGTGATGTAA
- the mtrA gene encoding tetrahydromethanopterin S-methyltransferase subunit A — protein sequence MADKRETAPGWPILKGEYDVGDVNNCVAVVTCGSHLDAGPQLAAGACLTGPCKTENLGLEKVVAHIISNPNIRFLLVTGSEVKGHITGEAILKIHENGVKDNRIVGATGAIPYVENLSEEAIARFQEQVECIDLIGTEDMGAITGKIKELAGKDPGAFDADAMVLEVGEGGEGDGEEAGGLKPMAAELATVRSRILAINKEMMAIGNLNKFHSGVHAGKVEGIMIGLAITLSLLGMLLFGGQ from the coding sequence ATGGCAGATAAAAGAGAAACAGCCCCAGGATGGCCGATCCTCAAAGGTGAATACGATGTTGGAGATGTCAACAACTGTGTTGCAGTCGTAACATGTGGTTCACACCTTGATGCAGGCCCACAACTGGCTGCAGGAGCATGTCTGACAGGTCCATGTAAGACAGAGAACCTTGGTCTTGAGAAAGTAGTTGCTCACATAATATCAAACCCTAACATCAGATTCCTTCTTGTAACAGGTTCTGAAGTAAAGGGTCACATTACCGGTGAAGCGATCCTCAAGATCCACGAGAATGGTGTCAAGGACAACAGGATCGTCGGTGCAACAGGTGCTATCCCTTACGTAGAGAACCTTTCAGAAGAAGCGATCGCAAGATTCCAGGAACAGGTCGAATGTATCGATCTTATCGGTACCGAGGACATGGGTGCCATTACCGGAAAGATCAAGGAACTTGCAGGAAAGGACCCCGGAGCTTTCGACGCAGACGCAATGGTACTTGAGGTCGGAGAAGGAGGCGAAGGCGATGGTGAGGAAGCCGGCGGACTCAAGCCAATGGCAGCTGAACTTGCAACCGTAAGAAGCAGGATACTGGCTATCAATAAGGAAATGATGGCTATCGGTAACCTTAACAAGTTCCACTCCGGTGTACACGCAGGTAAGGTCGAAGGTATAATGATTGGTCTTGCAATAACACTGTCACTACTTGGAATGCTACTGTTCGGAGGTCAGTAA
- the mtrC gene encoding tetrahydromethanopterin S-methyltransferase subunit C — translation MSAGGSGAAAEAIPQNKIIAFGVAGGLIGIYAAYFLVDIVGSYMSFIGALGAICGMVWGAASVRRVASYGLGTGVPSIGMLALGMGVLAATFGLAVGGVAGPVIALIAAAIIGLMVGVLANKVLKMGIPIMEISMTEIATAGTITIIGLAIAMTGTFDFPVILSQVISTGYIAVIFIAGGLAILHPFNACLGPDETQDRTLICGLEKGAIAMIVAGIVASINEGASGALTILIGLAIWYVAFAGYYDRVKRDAYIVVGTGLLPSKEELE, via the coding sequence ATGTCAGCAGGCGGAAGTGGAGCAGCCGCAGAGGCAATTCCACAGAATAAGATTATAGCTTTTGGTGTTGCAGGCGGCCTTATCGGAATATACGCAGCATATTTCCTTGTGGACATAGTAGGATCATACATGTCCTTCATCGGTGCACTTGGTGCAATATGCGGTATGGTATGGGGCGCAGCATCAGTTAGAAGAGTAGCAAGTTACGGCCTTGGTACCGGTGTACCTTCAATTGGTATGCTTGCACTCGGTATGGGTGTACTTGCAGCAACATTCGGCCTTGCAGTCGGAGGCGTTGCCGGACCTGTAATTGCACTCATTGCAGCAGCGATCATCGGACTTATGGTCGGTGTACTCGCAAACAAGGTCCTTAAGATGGGAATCCCTATCATGGAGATATCAATGACAGAGATCGCAACAGCAGGAACAATTACAATTATCGGTCTTGCTATTGCAATGACAGGAACATTCGACTTCCCGGTCATACTCAGTCAGGTTATCAGCACCGGATACATCGCAGTGATATTCATTGCAGGTGGTCTTGCGATCCTTCACCCATTCAACGCATGTCTTGGTCCAGATGAGACACAGGACAGGACACTCATATGTGGTCTTGAGAAAGGTGCTATCGCAATGATCGTAGCAGGAATAGTTGCAAGTATCAACGAAGGTGCATCAGGTGCACTCACCATCCTCATAGGACTTGCGATCTGGTACGTAGCATTCGCCGGATACTATGACCGTGTAAAGAGAGATGCATACATAGTTGTCGGAACAGGACTACTGCCATCCAAGGAGGAATTGGAATGA
- the mtrD gene encoding tetrahydromethanopterin S-methyltransferase subunit D → MIDIAGILMENILYVVLITLGGVLISWSVHFVPVGGAPAAMAQATGIGTGTVQLAAGAGLTGLVTAGAMMQITNNAGLILASGAAGAMIMMAVTMIVGTWVYVYGVGCPPASAKVKYDPITKDRQDLYVSQGTEGHGLPTVSYVSGVIGGALGGIGGSLIYYSLMSIENGLALPDLVGMASVFAVGIFFVNAVIPSYNIGGTIEGFHDPKFKRFPKAVLASFVATFFCALLGVLAIGGL, encoded by the coding sequence ATGATAGACATAGCAGGAATATTGATGGAGAATATACTCTACGTGGTCCTTATCACATTAGGTGGAGTACTTATCTCATGGAGTGTCCACTTCGTACCAGTAGGTGGTGCTCCGGCAGCTATGGCACAGGCAACAGGTATCGGAACAGGTACCGTCCAGCTTGCAGCTGGTGCAGGTCTTACAGGACTTGTAACTGCAGGTGCCATGATGCAGATCACAAACAATGCAGGACTTATTCTTGCATCCGGTGCAGCCGGTGCAATGATAATGATGGCTGTTACAATGATCGTAGGAACATGGGTATATGTATATGGTGTCGGATGTCCTCCAGCATCAGCAAAGGTAAAGTACGACCCAATTACAAAGGACAGACAGGACCTCTACGTCTCACAGGGTACTGAGGGACACGGACTTCCAACAGTGTCATATGTAAGTGGTGTTATCGGTGGTGCACTTGGTGGTATCGGCGGTTCACTTATATACTACTCACTCATGAGCATCGAGAATGGACTCGCTCTTCCGGACCTTGTAGGTATGGCCAGTGTTTTCGCAGTAGGTATCTTCTTCGTGAACGCGGTAATCCCATCATACAACATAGGAGGAACCATCGAAGGTTTCCACGACCCTAAGTTCAAGAGGTTCCCAAAGGCAGTTCTCGCATCCTTTGTAGCAACATTCTTCTGCGCATTACTTGGCGTATTAGCAATAGGAGGTCTGTAA
- a CDS encoding DUF1894 domain-containing protein yields the protein MACINDLPFEILLKGGTPAQCEEMIRERSDEMYHVPGGYRLRGVALMGDDVPVGVKGDVVFFQYIKPCFGLFVLRLPDAADIAEQLRKDFNN from the coding sequence ATGGCTTGTATCAATGACCTTCCCTTTGAGATCCTCTTAAAGGGTGGGACTCCCGCTCAGTGTGAGGAAATGATCAGGGAAAGGTCCGATGAGATGTATCATGTTCCTGGTGGTTACAGGTTACGTGGTGTGGCCCTGATGGGCGATGATGTTCCAGTGGGTGTAAAAGGAGATGTGGTATTCTTCCAGTACATCAAACCCTGCTTTGGTCTTTTTGTGCTCAGGCTTCCTGATGCTGCAGATATTGCAGAGCAGCTCCGGAAGGACTTCAATAATTAA
- a CDS encoding tetrahydromethanopterin S-methyltransferase subunit B: MSMVHVAPEANLVLDPLTSLLAAEREDIIQYSMDPIMEQLDELDKIADDLVNSLAPSQPLLNTFEGREHTSYSAGFFGNTFYGVIVGLGVAGLMLLVMGALGVM; this comes from the coding sequence ATGAGCATGGTACATGTAGCCCCTGAGGCAAACCTTGTACTGGACCCACTCACCTCACTTCTCGCAGCAGAAAGAGAGGACATAATCCAGTATTCAATGGACCCTATAATGGAACAGCTCGACGAACTCGACAAAATAGCCGATGACCTCGTAAACTCCCTGGCACCAAGCCAACCACTCCTCAACACATTCGAGGGACGTGAGCACACATCATACAGTGCAGGTTTCTTTGGTAACACATTCTACGGAGTAATAGTAGGTCTTGGCGTTGCAGGACTTATGCTCCTGGTCATGGGCGCATTAGGAGTGATGTGA
- the mtrG gene encoding tetrahydromethanopterin S-methyltransferase subunit G gives MTDRSDRVPSVVTDPEDFNAVLEKLNKIDEKVEFVNSEIAQRIGKKVGRDIGILYGAVAGIIIFLLYVLFLAPMLGI, from the coding sequence ATGACCGACAGAAGCGACAGGGTACCAAGTGTGGTCACAGACCCGGAAGACTTTAACGCAGTACTTGAGAAGCTCAACAAGATAGATGAGAAGGTCGAGTTCGTTAACAGTGAAATTGCACAGCGCATTGGTAAGAAAGTTGGAAGAGACATAGGAATACTTTACGGAGCTGTTGCCGGAATAATCATATTCCTGCTTTATGTACTGTTCCTTGCACCTATGCTCGGTATTTAA
- the mtrH gene encoding tetrahydromethanopterin S-methyltransferase subunit H, giving the protein MFKFDKKQEVYDVGGVKFGGQPGQYPTVLIGTMFYNRHKIVTDEDKGVFDVEAANKLWQAMVDMGEVTGNPIVNQIVGETPEAIKKYIDWFVEIDDKTPFLIDSSAGDVRAAAAEYVTEIGVADRAIYNSINASVHADEIEAIRESDINASIVLAFNATDPSVKGKLDILESGGTGQEKGMLEIAKECGITKPLIDVAATPLGAGSGASMRAVIAIKGHLGLPVGGGYHNMASAWDWMKAYKKQFETKEQKQAIYMPADIGTNLVPQILGSNFQLFGPIENTDKVFPATAMVDIMLAETAKELGLEIMDENHPINKLV; this is encoded by the coding sequence ATGTTCAAATTTGACAAGAAACAAGAGGTATATGATGTCGGCGGCGTCAAGTTCGGTGGCCAGCCAGGACAGTACCCTACAGTGCTTATAGGAACAATGTTCTATAACAGGCACAAGATCGTGACTGATGAAGACAAGGGTGTCTTCGATGTAGAAGCTGCAAACAAGTTATGGCAGGCAATGGTTGACATGGGCGAAGTTACAGGTAACCCAATCGTTAACCAGATCGTCGGAGAGACACCTGAAGCGATCAAGAAGTACATCGACTGGTTCGTTGAGATAGATGACAAGACACCATTCCTTATCGACTCATCCGCTGGTGACGTTCGTGCAGCAGCAGCAGAGTATGTTACAGAGATCGGTGTAGCTGACAGGGCTATCTACAACTCCATCAACGCCAGTGTCCACGCTGACGAGATCGAAGCGATCAGGGAAAGCGACATCAATGCATCAATTGTGCTTGCATTCAACGCAACAGACCCAAGCGTAAAGGGTAAACTCGACATCCTTGAATCCGGTGGTACCGGACAGGAGAAGGGTATGCTCGAGATCGCAAAGGAATGTGGAATCACAAAGCCACTTATCGATGTAGCAGCAACCCCACTGGGCGCAGGTTCCGGTGCATCCATGAGAGCAGTAATTGCTATTAAGGGACACCTCGGACTTCCTGTTGGTGGTGGATACCACAACATGGCATCCGCATGGGACTGGATGAAGGCATACAAAAAGCAGTTCGAGACAAAGGAACAGAAGCAGGCAATCTACATGCCAGCTGATATCGGAACAAACCTTGTTCCACAGATCCTCGGATCCAACTTCCAGCTTTTCGGTCCTATCGAGAACACTGACAAGGTATTCCCTGCAACAGCAATGGTAGACATTATGCTTGCAGAGACCGCAAAGGAACTCGGCCTTGAGATCATGGACGAGAACCACCCAATCAACAAGCTGGTATAA
- a CDS encoding aspartate kinase translates to MRIVMKFGGTSVENGEKIRHVAELVRQYHMNGNELVAVTSALGGVTDGLLGTAKDVSRNGKVTQVKEFIADLTKKHYDAINVAIDDEAIRSECVEAIDSRVDELEKALIGICYLGELTNRSIDYISSYGERLAAPIVSGSIRSLGTPSQAFTGGEAGILTNSNYGDARVLEDTYTQVKERLSPLIRDSIPVVTGFIAQNRQSIITTLGRGGSDFSAAIIGASIDADEIWLWKEVHGIMTTDPKIVPESRPIPQISYIEAMELSYFGAKVLHPRTIEPAIKHKIPVRVKNTFEPEFQGTLIVAEQQRTEDVVKAVTLINKVALINISGAGMVGTIGTAARVFSALANAGVNIIMISQGSSEANMSLVVNEDHLEAAVAAVRSEFTTNVVGDIAYDRDVCVVAVVGAGMDGIPGVAGKVFNSLGKSGTNIIMISQGSSQHNISFVVSSEEALDAVKTLHSEFELDK, encoded by the coding sequence ATGAGAATCGTAATGAAGTTCGGCGGGACTTCCGTGGAAAACGGCGAAAAGATCCGTCATGTGGCAGAGCTTGTAAGGCAGTATCACATGAATGGGAATGAACTTGTAGCAGTGACATCTGCACTAGGTGGTGTTACAGATGGCCTGCTGGGAACTGCAAAAGACGTATCCCGGAACGGCAAAGTGACACAGGTCAAGGAATTCATTGCCGACCTTACGAAAAAACACTATGATGCGATCAATGTTGCTATCGATGATGAGGCAATAAGGTCAGAATGTGTGGAAGCAATAGACAGCAGGGTAGATGAACTGGAAAAGGCCCTCATAGGTATCTGTTACCTCGGTGAACTGACGAACCGTTCCATTGATTACATATCTTCATATGGTGAGCGCCTTGCTGCGCCTATAGTAAGTGGTTCTATTCGCTCACTTGGCACTCCCTCTCAGGCATTTACAGGAGGAGAGGCAGGTATCCTGACCAATTCAAACTATGGTGATGCAAGGGTTCTGGAAGACACCTATACCCAGGTAAAAGAAAGGCTCTCTCCACTTATCAGGGATAGTATACCTGTGGTAACTGGTTTCATTGCCCAGAACAGGCAATCCATCATCACTACTCTTGGACGTGGAGGTTCCGATTTCTCAGCAGCAATAATCGGAGCATCGATCGATGCTGATGAGATCTGGCTCTGGAAAGAGGTTCACGGTATCATGACCACCGATCCTAAGATCGTACCTGAGTCAAGACCTATTCCACAGATATCATACATAGAGGCAATGGAGCTTTCCTATTTCGGAGCCAAGGTGCTTCACCCAAGGACCATCGAACCTGCGATCAAACATAAGATCCCTGTTCGTGTGAAGAACACCTTTGAACCTGAATTCCAGGGTACTCTTATAGTTGCGGAGCAGCAGCGTACAGAGGATGTTGTCAAAGCGGTCACGCTCATCAACAAGGTTGCACTGATCAATATAAGTGGAGCTGGAATGGTGGGTACCATCGGCACGGCAGCAAGGGTATTTTCCGCACTTGCCAATGCAGGTGTCAATATCATCATGATCAGTCAGGGTTCATCCGAGGCAAACATGTCCCTTGTGGTCAATGAGGACCATCTGGAGGCAGCAGTGGCAGCGGTTAGGTCGGAGTTCACAACCAATGTTGTTGGTGATATCGCCTATGACCGCGATGTATGTGTGGTAGCTGTTGTCGGTGCAGGCATGGATGGTATCCCGGGAGTTGCAGGAAAGGTATTCAATTCCCTTGGAAAGTCCGGTACCAATATCATCATGATCAGCCAGGGTTCATCACAACATAATATTTCCTTTGTCGTAAGTTCAGAGGAAGCACTCGATGCAGTTAAGACCTTACACAGCGAATTTGAACTTGATAAATAA